The proteins below are encoded in one region of Prosthecobacter dejongeii:
- the ilvD gene encoding dihydroxy-acid dehydratase has protein sequence MATSPLNWNSSSLTHGWQRGVKSFYWGLGFQAEDFDKPQIGIATPLLDGNLCNMKAYEVAKLIQQGCAEAGLIAFPFGVSGVSDNITQGHEGGASSLVSRNLMANGAEMITSAHCYDGMIGVHHCDKNGPAFAMALARLNYPGLIVNGGSILPGCHAGKPITILDSYDSQAQANNGSMSFQESEDIIRAACPGAGGCGIAASFNTWGIALEAMGLSLPDTSSIPAVDAAKKDDCLRVGKAMRRLLELDLRPRSIITKAALTNAMTAIAAMGGSTNGVLHILAVAREAGVDFTLRDMQAICRRTPVYCNFAPRGRGTMADLHRIGGTAMLLRHFLKAGLLDGSCLTVTGQTLAENVAHCPDVPLDQDLIAPLGQPFKDYADLQICFGNLAPHGMVFKVSSRQSPRFKGRAICFDSVKAVSDAAAAKKIQPGHFVVLRGVGPIAAGMPELLVASAALAVPELDGQVAFLSDGRVSGVSHGVMGIHCSPEAAVSGPIAFIEDGDEIEFDLLEGTIHLHADLSTRTTACVKPMPGRGYLADFAATALQAHEGCVSAWVMREA, from the coding sequence ATGGCGACTTCTCCCCTCAACTGGAACTCCTCTTCCCTCACTCACGGCTGGCAGCGCGGCGTTAAATCCTTCTACTGGGGCCTGGGCTTCCAGGCGGAAGACTTCGACAAACCCCAGATCGGCATCGCCACGCCGCTTCTCGATGGGAACCTCTGCAACATGAAGGCCTATGAGGTGGCCAAACTGATCCAGCAAGGCTGTGCCGAGGCCGGGCTGATCGCCTTCCCCTTCGGCGTTTCCGGTGTCAGCGACAACATCACCCAAGGGCACGAAGGTGGTGCCTCCTCCTTGGTTTCACGCAATCTCATGGCCAATGGGGCCGAGATGATCACCAGCGCGCATTGCTACGATGGCATGATCGGCGTGCATCACTGCGATAAAAACGGCCCCGCCTTTGCCATGGCCCTGGCACGGCTGAACTACCCCGGCCTCATCGTCAACGGCGGCAGCATTCTGCCCGGCTGCCATGCGGGCAAGCCCATCACCATTCTGGATTCTTACGACTCACAAGCCCAGGCGAACAACGGCAGCATGAGCTTTCAGGAGTCTGAGGACATCATCCGGGCTGCCTGCCCTGGCGCGGGCGGCTGCGGCATCGCGGCCTCCTTCAATACCTGGGGCATCGCCCTGGAAGCCATGGGACTCAGCCTGCCGGATACCTCCTCCATCCCGGCGGTGGACGCGGCTAAAAAAGACGACTGCCTGCGTGTGGGCAAGGCCATGCGCCGCCTGCTGGAGCTGGATTTGCGGCCCCGCAGCATCATCACCAAAGCCGCTCTGACGAATGCGATGACCGCCATTGCGGCCATGGGCGGCTCCACCAATGGTGTGCTACACATCCTGGCCGTGGCGCGTGAAGCCGGGGTGGACTTTACCCTGCGGGACATGCAGGCCATCTGCCGTCGCACTCCCGTTTATTGCAATTTTGCCCCGCGTGGGCGCGGCACCATGGCAGACCTGCATCGCATCGGCGGCACGGCCATGCTGCTTCGGCATTTCCTCAAAGCCGGGCTTTTGGATGGCTCCTGCCTCACGGTGACAGGCCAAACCTTGGCCGAAAATGTGGCGCACTGCCCAGATGTGCCGTTGGATCAAGACCTCATCGCCCCCCTGGGCCAGCCCTTCAAAGACTATGCCGACCTGCAGATCTGCTTTGGCAATCTGGCCCCGCACGGCATGGTTTTCAAAGTTTCCTCCCGCCAAAGCCCTCGATTCAAAGGCCGGGCCATCTGTTTTGACAGCGTGAAAGCCGTGTCCGATGCCGCCGCTGCGAAAAAAATCCAGCCTGGCCACTTCGTGGTCTTGCGGGGTGTGGGGCCCATCGCCGCAGGCATGCCGGAGCTGCTCGTGGCCAGCGCAGCCTTGGCGGTGCCTGAGCTGGATGGCCAGGTGGCTTTCCTCTCCGATGGCCGTGTTTCGGGGGTTTCTCACGGGGTCATGGGCATTCATTGCTCTCCCGAAGCAGCCGTTTCGGGCCCCATCGCCTTCATTGAAGACGGGGACGAGATCGAATTCGATCTCCTGGAGGGCACCATCCACCTTCATGCCGATCTTTCCACCCGCACCACGGCGTGTGTGAAGCCGATGCCCGGCCGGGGCTACCTGGCGGACTTTGCCGCCACCGCTCTGCAGGCGCATGAAGGCTGCGTTTCGGCCTGGGTCATGCGTGAAGCGTGA
- a CDS encoding PEP-CTERM sorting domain-containing protein translates to MNSGKSATSRHSYLGRILLFSLSCCLTAQAVIIRDSGDPLANTSAPTGQYADSGWAYQGEYGDFLGTMIAPQYFITAQHIGVSASPTFTSTATFNGLADVTYTIDSAANGGQGFWNIAGTDLRVFKINETFSTYAPLYTGSSETGLEMVVFGRGGPRGAEVELGGDLKGWYHTGADGLTRWGANTVEGIVGDYLRSDFDNVLGQNESSLSVGDSGGAVFVNDGGIWKLAGINYGVEKDFDTNATPGDNSEFEAALFDRGGFYQGSDGGGWSLAPDSAANSYASRISTHVTEIQNIAPVPEPGSLCLLTLGSLLVLRRRRS, encoded by the coding sequence ATGAATTCGGGCAAATCCGCCACATCTCGTCACTCCTACCTGGGGCGGATTCTCCTTTTCAGCCTTTCCTGCTGCCTGACCGCCCAGGCCGTGATCATTCGAGATAGCGGAGATCCCCTCGCCAATACCAGTGCCCCCACCGGCCAGTATGCAGACAGTGGCTGGGCCTACCAGGGCGAATACGGCGACTTTCTGGGCACCATGATCGCGCCGCAGTACTTCATCACCGCCCAGCACATCGGCGTCTCAGCCTCCCCCACCTTCACCAGCACCGCCACCTTCAATGGCCTGGCCGATGTGACTTATACCATCGATAGCGCGGCCAATGGCGGGCAGGGTTTCTGGAACATCGCGGGTACGGACCTCCGCGTTTTTAAAATCAACGAGACCTTCTCCACCTACGCGCCGCTCTACACCGGCAGCAGTGAAACGGGACTGGAAATGGTGGTCTTCGGTCGCGGTGGCCCACGTGGTGCCGAGGTGGAACTGGGCGGAGACCTGAAAGGCTGGTACCACACCGGCGCAGACGGCCTCACGCGCTGGGGGGCCAATACCGTGGAAGGCATCGTGGGAGATTACCTGCGGTCCGACTTTGACAATGTGTTAGGCCAGAACGAATCCAGCCTCTCCGTCGGCGATTCCGGCGGCGCCGTCTTCGTCAATGACGGCGGCATCTGGAAGCTCGCGGGCATCAACTACGGCGTCGAAAAAGACTTCGATACCAATGCCACGCCCGGAGATAACAGTGAATTCGAAGCTGCCCTCTTTGACCGGGGCGGTTTTTACCAGGGCAGCGATGGCGGCGGCTGGTCTCTCGCGCCCGACTCGGCCGCCAATTCCTACGCCTCCCGCATCTCCACGCACGTCACCGAGATCCAAAACATCGCCCCCGTGCCCGAGCCCGGAAGCCTGTGCCTGCTCACCCTCGGCAGCCTGCTCGTCCTCCGCCGCCGTCGCTCCTAA
- a CDS encoding LysM peptidoglycan-binding domain-containing protein, with amino-acid sequence MMFTAIRLLPILAIGSLLTSCQNGQNPFSQQSGSTDPYVSNYGNDGGYNPYPGSSGSTTGGYTSPPTYTPPPAPVEADPYAFNAPTSAPKTSSTPKKTASSSKSKSSTAKKSTAKKSSGSYKVAKGDTLYGIAKKRGTTVAKIKAANGMSSDLIRPGQSLKIP; translated from the coding sequence ATGATGTTCACTGCCATCCGCCTCCTGCCCATCCTCGCCATCGGCTCCCTGCTGACTTCCTGCCAAAATGGTCAAAACCCCTTTAGCCAGCAGTCCGGCAGCACGGACCCGTACGTGTCAAACTACGGCAACGACGGCGGTTACAATCCGTATCCAGGCAGCTCTGGCAGCACCACAGGTGGCTACACCTCCCCGCCCACCTACACGCCGCCACCCGCGCCAGTAGAGGCAGATCCGTACGCTTTCAACGCCCCCACCTCTGCCCCTAAAACCTCCAGCACGCCCAAGAAGACCGCCAGTTCCTCGAAGTCGAAGTCTTCAACCGCGAAGAAAAGCACCGCCAAGAAATCCAGCGGTAGTTATAAAGTGGCCAAGGGTGATACCCTCTACGGCATCGCCAAAAAACGCGGCACCACCGTGGCCAAGATCAAAGCGGCCAATGGCATGTCATCCGACCTCATCCGCCCTGGCCAGAGCCTGAAAATCCCGTAA
- a CDS encoding Gfo/Idh/MocA family protein has protein sequence MNTEPTPTTRRDFIGKTTAAATVATVASSGLTIAQSANVAGSDRIKVGLIGTGGRGSGAANQALSTKQEGVVLHAVADAFKEKAEGALSNLRTKHAEKVEVDDSRIFSGLDGYKKVIDSCDLVILTTPPGFRPYHFEAAVNAGKHVFMEKPVAVDAPGVRKVLEMAKIADEKKLKVVVGLQRRYQNCYLEALKQVKEQNIIGDIVSGQVYWNGGGIWFRDKQPSQSELMYQINNWYFFTWLCGDHINEQHIHNIDVANWFIGGHPVSAQGMGGREQRVDKKFGQIFDHHYVEYTYENGVRINSQCRHQSGVYNAVREEFTGTKGKIYLDNKPNCYAVDHKGNVIWKYRPGSGGAEEGDTKSKKGRRTGDPDPYQTEHDILQAAVRDNTPINNAYYGAESTMTAVLGRMATYSGKEIKWDEAFNSKVQHMPAIVTAETEPPAKPTADGGYPVAIPGIKVDGVEIV, from the coding sequence ATGAATACTGAACCTACCCCCACCACACGCCGTGATTTCATCGGCAAAACCACGGCGGCAGCCACTGTCGCCACCGTTGCTAGCAGCGGGCTCACCATCGCCCAGTCGGCCAATGTCGCTGGCAGTGACCGCATCAAGGTCGGCCTCATCGGCACCGGTGGCCGTGGCTCAGGCGCTGCCAACCAGGCGCTGAGCACGAAGCAGGAAGGCGTGGTCCTCCACGCCGTGGCAGATGCCTTCAAGGAAAAGGCTGAAGGTGCCCTGTCCAACCTCCGCACCAAACACGCCGAGAAGGTGGAAGTGGATGACTCCCGCATTTTCTCCGGCCTGGATGGCTACAAAAAGGTCATTGATAGCTGCGACCTCGTCATCCTGACCACCCCTCCCGGCTTCCGCCCGTATCACTTCGAAGCGGCGGTGAATGCTGGCAAGCATGTGTTCATGGAGAAGCCAGTCGCTGTGGATGCCCCAGGCGTGCGCAAGGTGCTGGAGATGGCCAAGATCGCCGACGAGAAAAAACTCAAAGTCGTGGTGGGTCTGCAGCGCCGTTACCAGAACTGCTACCTGGAAGCTCTGAAGCAGGTGAAGGAGCAGAACATCATCGGCGATATCGTCTCCGGCCAGGTTTACTGGAATGGCGGCGGCATCTGGTTCCGTGACAAGCAGCCTAGCCAGTCCGAGCTGATGTACCAGATCAACAACTGGTATTTCTTCACCTGGCTCTGCGGTGACCATATCAATGAGCAGCACATCCATAACATTGACGTGGCCAACTGGTTCATCGGCGGTCACCCCGTGAGTGCCCAGGGCATGGGCGGCCGTGAGCAGCGTGTGGATAAGAAATTCGGCCAGATCTTTGACCATCACTACGTCGAATACACCTATGAGAACGGTGTGCGCATCAACAGCCAGTGCCGTCACCAGTCCGGCGTGTACAATGCCGTGCGTGAAGAGTTCACCGGTACAAAGGGTAAGATCTACCTGGACAACAAGCCGAACTGCTACGCGGTGGACCACAAGGGCAATGTCATCTGGAAGTATCGTCCAGGTTCTGGCGGTGCTGAAGAAGGCGACACGAAGTCCAAGAAGGGCCGTCGCACGGGAGATCCTGATCCGTATCAGACGGAGCATGACATCCTCCAGGCTGCGGTGCGTGACAACACGCCGATCAACAACGCCTACTACGGTGCGGAATCCACGATGACCGCCGTTCTGGGCCGCATGGCCACCTACTCTGGCAAAGAGATCAAGTGGGACGAAGCCTTCAATTCGAAGGTGCAGCACATGCCTGCCATCGTCACCGCTGAGACGGAGCCACCTGCGAAGCCAACGGCAGATGGCGGCTACCCCGTCGCTATCCCGGGTATCAAGGTGGACGGCGTCGAAATCGTCTAA
- a CDS encoding exopolysaccharide transport family protein: MSYQLALDPHRSAPGTPGAPQGLVPVAPGSLGMPLGLPQVDTSPYLSTPPPQFSESVISLVDLVGYLKKRWWLGLFIGLPAAALIFYILGMGAKVYESEAKLRLRLQDTNVFNFNEMGRQGVTELSAPQLINNHLTEIKSRKFADYFYARFDETKRDAFIKDELSTLGRKDQFLKWIGLYTPSVPPPPGDVFAESVGESVRVEPQKESHILRILVRNRNPHLAADLANGFAQEYIRFFGEQESGQTQSERDYLQTKADELKQRLEISERKLSEYRKSENLMQTNETLDVDSDKVRQLMTAITNVEIQLAKAKSDLQSIRTTQQAGRDLLEVKVVADNPDVAFNRKELEAAMTERKSLEPLCGRRHPQMVALANRIESARKALDQASMAVVTMAETEVTSLERQITDFKKQLEATRGQVLDQSGKNVEQKMLSDQVAADRDMYQTLVKRLNQAEVTGNFKDSGALSLSDIATAPDKPVKPNKPVAAVAGLLVFGMIFIGLPVGWGLMDDHVFKLMRQKGSPSANIPSVKEVPHMPAASMPRPPGSPAPSTLAYAPSPIAPPAPVFSQPSRAHPPIVAPVTNQAPVLAYLPLIGPGNPEVMLGQLLRPEPHGAAGALSQLTTTLEMQALKRSGFGGIILLTSAEAGEGKTLSAAALAAAFCHQGRSVFMMECNAVSPTLHQWFPHATHHSSWAHDLESLRYGKTNLFLLPAHDLPAYATNELLDGYRSWIDRARQQVDWIILDGGPILKNFADVAPLAPLATDVLIVNNPSVSSPAKLRAAMSLLQPMMSSSAFRGMIVHGQAAS, from the coding sequence ATGTCTTATCAACTCGCCCTAGACCCACACCGCAGTGCCCCAGGTACTCCCGGTGCGCCTCAGGGCCTCGTCCCGGTGGCCCCTGGGTCCCTGGGCATGCCGCTCGGCCTACCGCAGGTGGACACTAGCCCCTACCTCTCCACCCCGCCGCCGCAGTTCAGTGAATCCGTCATCAGTCTGGTGGACTTGGTGGGTTATCTGAAAAAACGTTGGTGGTTAGGCCTCTTCATCGGGCTGCCTGCGGCCGCGCTCATTTTCTACATCCTCGGCATGGGGGCGAAGGTCTATGAGTCTGAGGCAAAGCTGCGCCTGCGCCTGCAGGACACGAACGTTTTTAACTTCAATGAAATGGGCCGCCAGGGCGTCACAGAGCTTAGCGCCCCGCAGTTGATCAACAACCACCTGACGGAGATCAAGTCCCGCAAGTTTGCCGATTACTTCTACGCCCGCTTTGATGAAACCAAGCGCGACGCCTTCATCAAGGATGAGCTGAGCACGCTGGGGCGGAAGGATCAGTTCCTCAAGTGGATCGGCCTTTACACCCCCTCCGTCCCGCCGCCACCTGGAGACGTCTTCGCAGAAAGCGTGGGCGAATCCGTCCGGGTCGAGCCCCAAAAAGAATCCCACATCCTGCGCATCCTCGTGCGCAATCGGAACCCTCACCTCGCCGCCGACCTCGCCAATGGCTTCGCTCAAGAGTACATCCGTTTCTTCGGCGAACAGGAAAGCGGCCAGACGCAAAGTGAGCGTGACTACCTGCAAACCAAGGCCGACGAACTCAAGCAGCGCCTGGAGATCAGCGAACGCAAACTCTCAGAATACCGCAAGAGCGAAAACCTCATGCAGACCAATGAGACCCTGGACGTGGATAGCGATAAAGTGCGCCAGCTCATGACGGCCATCACGAATGTGGAGATCCAGCTCGCGAAGGCGAAGAGCGACCTCCAGAGCATCCGCACCACCCAGCAGGCCGGGCGAGATCTCCTGGAAGTGAAGGTGGTGGCAGACAATCCCGACGTGGCCTTCAACCGCAAGGAACTGGAGGCTGCCATGACGGAGCGTAAATCCCTGGAACCGCTGTGCGGGCGCAGGCATCCGCAGATGGTCGCCCTGGCCAATCGCATCGAGTCCGCCCGCAAGGCTCTGGATCAGGCCTCCATGGCCGTGGTCACCATGGCTGAAACGGAAGTCACGAGCCTGGAACGCCAGATCACCGACTTTAAAAAACAACTGGAGGCCACACGCGGTCAGGTGCTGGACCAGAGCGGCAAAAACGTCGAACAAAAGATGCTCAGTGACCAGGTGGCCGCAGATCGCGACATGTATCAGACCCTCGTCAAGCGGCTGAATCAGGCCGAAGTCACCGGCAACTTCAAAGACAGTGGTGCCCTCAGTTTGTCAGACATCGCCACCGCGCCGGACAAGCCCGTGAAGCCGAACAAACCCGTGGCTGCAGTCGCTGGGCTCCTCGTTTTTGGCATGATCTTCATCGGCCTCCCCGTGGGCTGGGGCCTCATGGATGACCATGTTTTTAAACTCATGCGGCAGAAGGGGTCCCCCTCGGCCAATATTCCCTCCGTCAAAGAAGTGCCGCACATGCCTGCCGCCTCCATGCCGCGCCCGCCTGGCAGCCCGGCCCCCAGCACCCTGGCCTATGCGCCCTCCCCCATCGCACCGCCTGCTCCAGTGTTTAGCCAGCCTTCCCGCGCCCATCCCCCCATCGTCGCACCCGTGACCAATCAGGCCCCCGTGCTGGCCTACCTGCCCTTGATCGGCCCTGGCAATCCCGAAGTCATGCTGGGCCAGCTCCTGCGCCCAGAGCCCCACGGTGCCGCCGGGGCCCTCTCCCAGCTCACCACCACCCTGGAAATGCAGGCGCTGAAACGCAGTGGTTTCGGCGGCATCATTTTGCTGACCAGTGCCGAGGCCGGTGAAGGCAAGACCCTCTCCGCCGCCGCCCTCGCGGCCGCTTTCTGCCACCAAGGGCGCAGTGTCTTCATGATGGAGTGCAACGCTGTCTCCCCCACGCTGCACCAGTGGTTCCCCCACGCCACCCACCACAGTTCCTGGGCCCATGATCTGGAGTCTCTGCGTTATGGAAAGACGAATCTCTTTCTCCTCCCCGCGCACGATCTCCCCGCCTACGCCACCAACGAATTGCTCGACGGGTACCGCTCCTGGATTGATCGCGCCCGCCAGCAGGTGGACTGGATCATCCTCGACGGGGGCCCCATCTTGAAAAACTTTGCCGATGTCGCCCCACTGGCCCCGCTGGCCACGGATGTCTTGATCGTCAACAACCCCAGCGTTTCCAGCCCGGCCAAACTGCGCGCCGCCATGAGCCTCCTCCAGCCCATGATGAGCAGCAGCGCCTTCCGTGGCATGATCGTCCATGGCCAAGCAGCGAGTTGA
- a CDS encoding PIN/TRAM domain-containing protein, whose protein sequence is MNSMWSIRLVRALFFALFVFTGITISLGFQQPAWMGALTGAAIMGLLLALDILFTRFSLRDFSHATFGLAIGLFCAWLVTRIGVFQLGYFQSMADGEAVRNVVEILIYTSLAFFGVTFALRSDRDQFAFLIPYVRFRRDGSEGEPLLLDTNVIIDGRIAAVVQTGFLSGALVVPRFVLDELQRLTESGDAQKVIRGRRGLEVMEKMRTLSDLRLSIHEDPPGTLRDGAISVDTRLVSLARELNARLLTNDENLAKVARLRGIIVLSFNDLSLALQPQLSPGDELSLALTKPGKDKHQAVGYLADGTMIVVNQAAAFLGQTVEISISGALPTSAGRLIFAELKK, encoded by the coding sequence ATGAATTCCATGTGGTCCATCCGGCTCGTGCGAGCCCTCTTCTTTGCCCTGTTCGTCTTCACAGGCATCACCATCTCGCTGGGTTTTCAACAACCGGCCTGGATGGGTGCCCTCACAGGCGCGGCGATCATGGGGCTGTTGTTGGCGTTGGACATTCTCTTCACTCGCTTCAGCCTGCGGGATTTCTCCCACGCGACGTTTGGCCTGGCCATCGGGCTTTTCTGCGCCTGGCTGGTGACGCGCATCGGCGTTTTTCAGCTCGGTTATTTCCAGTCCATGGCCGATGGCGAAGCGGTGCGCAATGTGGTGGAGATCCTCATTTACACCTCGCTCGCGTTTTTTGGGGTCACCTTTGCCCTGCGCAGTGACCGGGATCAGTTCGCCTTTCTGATTCCCTACGTGCGCTTCCGCCGCGATGGCTCCGAAGGTGAGCCTCTGCTGCTGGATACGAATGTGATCATTGACGGACGCATTGCGGCGGTCGTCCAGACCGGGTTCCTCAGTGGGGCCCTGGTGGTGCCGCGTTTTGTGCTGGATGAACTGCAGCGGCTGACGGAGTCTGGAGATGCCCAGAAAGTCATTCGTGGGCGGCGAGGGCTGGAGGTGATGGAGAAAATGCGCACCCTCAGTGACCTGCGGCTTTCCATTCACGAAGATCCCCCCGGCACCCTGCGGGATGGGGCCATCTCCGTGGATACCCGGCTGGTTTCTCTGGCGCGCGAGCTGAATGCGCGCCTGCTGACGAACGATGAAAATCTGGCCAAAGTGGCGCGGCTGCGTGGCATCATTGTCCTCAGTTTCAATGATTTATCTCTGGCCTTGCAGCCGCAGTTGAGCCCCGGTGATGAGCTGTCTCTGGCCTTGACGAAACCCGGCAAGGATAAACACCAGGCGGTGGGGTACCTGGCCGATGGGACCATGATCGTGGTGAACCAAGCCGCGGCGTTCCTGGGCCAGACGGTTGAAATCAGCATCTCCGGGGCCCTCCCCACCTCGGCTGGGCGACTGATCTTTGCCGAGCTGAAGAAATAA
- a CDS encoding LmeA family phospholipid-binding protein has product METPPNIPAATDSRPLPRVGSSWQRKLLIVGGILLLGCGLTAAATAWWVKRNIYADLIQPVSLTNQEQQMLEAKLHVLETSAAPASQPETSPGENERTLVITAKEINAYLASQNLGETVQVQLGTDSISATVLAPVPADAGLPLISGTTVRLGVNLSARMDDQKKVALQVNDVRLGGLPMPNAWLGYIKGVNLAGENLEKDPGLQRFLAGIQSLKITSEGLRIVLAE; this is encoded by the coding sequence ATGGAAACTCCGCCCAACATCCCTGCTGCTACCGATTCCCGCCCCCTTCCACGCGTTGGTTCTTCGTGGCAGCGAAAGCTGCTGATCGTCGGCGGCATCTTACTTTTGGGCTGTGGCCTCACCGCCGCAGCCACGGCGTGGTGGGTGAAGCGCAATATTTACGCGGATCTCATCCAGCCCGTCAGCCTGACCAACCAGGAACAGCAGATGCTGGAGGCGAAACTGCACGTGCTGGAAACCAGCGCGGCACCTGCCAGCCAGCCTGAAACCTCTCCAGGCGAAAACGAACGCACCCTGGTCATCACGGCGAAGGAGATCAACGCTTACCTAGCAAGCCAGAACCTGGGAGAAACCGTGCAGGTCCAACTGGGGACCGATAGCATCTCCGCCACCGTTTTGGCCCCTGTCCCGGCAGATGCAGGGCTGCCCCTCATCTCGGGGACCACGGTTCGTCTGGGGGTGAACCTCAGCGCCCGCATGGATGACCAGAAAAAAGTGGCTCTGCAGGTCAATGACGTGCGGCTGGGAGGGTTGCCCATGCCCAATGCTTGGTTAGGATATATTAAAGGAGTGAACCTCGCCGGAGAAAACCTGGAAAAAGATCCGGGTCTGCAAAGATTCCTGGCCGGAATTCAGAGCCTTAAAATCACTTCTGAAGGATTGAGGATCGTCCTCGCGGAGTAA
- a CDS encoding sugar phosphate isomerase/epimerase family protein encodes MKIGFNLLLWTGHVTDENFPVIEKLKAAGYDGVEIPIFDVSNPAHFAQIGRVLKDNGLEATAVTVLPDEAHNAISSVAANRQGAIDHLKRVLECAHNAGVQTLCGPYYQVLGQFSGKYPTEEELNNAAEVHRAISPVAEAAGVKCAIEALNRFESHLLNTMEQASSYVKRVDHANFGTMYDTFHANIEEKCPFTAIETVFNSGKLNHVHISENDRGTPGRGHINITEQIQKLKSLGYDGWMTIEAFGGSLPDLAAATRVWRDFFPSPDQVYLEGIEVIRKAWNA; translated from the coding sequence ATGAAAATTGGCTTCAACCTCCTCCTCTGGACCGGTCACGTGACCGATGAAAACTTCCCTGTGATCGAGAAACTCAAGGCTGCCGGCTATGATGGCGTCGAGATCCCGATCTTCGATGTCAGCAATCCGGCCCACTTTGCCCAGATCGGCCGCGTGTTGAAAGACAACGGCCTGGAGGCAACCGCGGTGACCGTGCTGCCGGATGAGGCGCACAACGCCATCAGCTCCGTGGCGGCGAATCGCCAAGGCGCGATTGATCACCTCAAGCGCGTGCTGGAGTGCGCCCACAATGCGGGCGTGCAGACCCTTTGCGGTCCTTATTACCAGGTCCTGGGCCAGTTCAGCGGCAAATATCCGACGGAAGAGGAACTGAACAACGCGGCTGAAGTGCATCGCGCCATTTCGCCTGTGGCTGAGGCCGCTGGTGTGAAGTGCGCCATCGAGGCCCTGAACCGCTTCGAATCCCACCTGCTCAACACGATGGAGCAGGCCTCCAGCTACGTGAAGCGTGTGGATCATGCCAATTTCGGCACGATGTACGACACCTTCCACGCCAACATCGAAGAGAAATGTCCCTTCACGGCCATCGAGACCGTGTTTAATTCCGGCAAACTCAACCACGTGCATATTTCTGAAAATGATCGCGGCACCCCTGGTCGTGGCCACATCAACATCACCGAGCAGATCCAGAAACTGAAGTCTCTGGGTTATGATGGTTGGATGACCATCGAAGCCTTCGGCGGTTCCCTGCCAGACCTCGCTGCGGCCACCCGTGTGTGGCGTGACTTCTTCCCATCTCCAGACCAGGTCTATCTGGAAGGCATCGAAGTCATTCGCAAAGCCTGGAACGCCTAA